The DNA sequence TCCACATCAAAGTCGGCAGCCTGAATCAAGCGAAGCAGAATGTTCTCTACATCCTCGCCCACATAGCCGGCCTCAGTCAGAGTGGTGGCATCGGCAACCGCAAAAGGCACATCCAGCACACGGGCCAAGGTCTGGGCCAGAAGAGTTTTACCTACACCAGTGGGGCCAAGCAAAAGAATGTTGGATTTTTGAAGCTCCACATCCCCCTCGTCCTCCATGGCGAAAATGCGTTTATAATGATTGTAAACCGCTACAGAAAGGGACTTTTTGGCCCGATCCTGACCGATTACATACTGATCCAGCACTTCCTTGATTTCATGAGGCCGGGGTACAGTGAATCCGGTCTTGGAAGAAACATTGGGCTGTCTTTCAGAGGGAGAAGGCCGGGGAGATGCATCGTCGTAAATGTTCTCACCATCTAGCACACTCTGGCACAGCTCAATGCACTCATCACATATACACACGCCGGGTCCAGCAATCATGCGGCCCACTTCATCCTGCATTTTACCGCAAAAAGAACAGCGAAGTATACGGTTATCAATCGACTTAGACATAGTCATTGTCCTTTCCTGATGCAGAATCTGGAGGATGCCCGCCCCAAAGCGCCGATTTCCGGTTGCTCTGCCTATAATCCCATACGTTATAGGGATATAATCTGCGCGCATCTATTGCCGCCTTCAGCTTTTGCCATGGGAACATTTTATTTCCCGCAAAACATAACGCCAAGGCTCAGCAAAAGAAAAAACCAAAGTGTGAAAAGAAATAATTCTTCTCACACCAGTTTTTGATTGATAATCGAATCAAACGTTATCTGGAAACAACGATCTTATCGATCAGACCGTAGTTTTTAGCTTCTTCTGCATCCATAAAATTATCCCGGTCGGTATCCCGCTCGATCACTTCAAGAGGCTGACCGGTCTGAGCTGCCATAATGGCATTGAGCTTTGCTTTGGTTTTGACAATATGCTCGGCGTGGATACGAATATCCGAAGCCTGCCCCCTGGCCCCGCCGGAAGGCTGGTGGATCATAATCTCTGCCATCGGGGTTGCAAAACGCTTACCCTTGGTACCGGAGGAAAGCAAAAACGCGCCCATAGAAGCAGCCAAGCCAATGCAGATGGTCGAAACATCGCATTTGACATAGTTCATGGTATCGTAAATAGCCATACCGGCTGTAACAGAGCCGCCGGGAGAATTGATATACAGGTTGATGTCCTTATCGGGATCCTGCCCCTCCAAATAAAGAAGCTGAGCCACGACAAGGCTGGCGGTGGTGTCGTTCACCTCATCGCACAGCATGATAATTCGATCGTTGAGCAAGCGGGAAAAAATATCGTAGCTTCTTTCTCCCCGGTTGGTCTGCTCCACTACCATTGGTACTAAGCTCATATTTGTTGATACCTCCAATGCTGTAATACAGCATTCCCCAAAACGAAAGAATCTTTTTAGGGAATACCGAACAATGAGCTGCGGCAAATCCGGGAGCCCTTGCCTTCAGGCGCAGTCATTATGTATCAGCAGGCTGGTATTACTTCGCCTCGCCTGCTTCTTCGTCTTTTTTAGCTGCTGCTTTTTTGGCCGCAGGCTTTTTAGCTGCCGCTTTTTTAGCAGGTGCTTTTGCGGTTTCCTTGGAATCAGTCTCAGCAGCTGCTTCCTCAACCTCAGTAATAACAGCCTCGCTGCGGATAAGTTCGAGAGCCTTGGTGGTGCAAAGATCAGCAGCCACATCCTTTTCACGGAGCATGTTCTTGATTTCTTCGGCCTTCATGTTATACTGCTGGGCAAGCTTTGCATACTCAGCCTCAATATCCTCGGCGGAGGCTTCAAGCTTTTCGTTTTCAGCGATTTTCTCCAATGCAAGGCGAGTCTTGACCTGACGCTCTGCCTGTGCGGAGAAACCGGCACGGAAAGCAGCCATATCCATGCCGCTGTATTGCAGATACATATTCATGTTCAGGCCCTGAGAAGAAATGCGGTATTCAAAATCCCGCACCATATCGTCAATGCGGCTCTCAATCATAACCGAAGGAATCTCCGCCTTGAGGTTTTCCACAACAACATCCATCAGAGCATTTTCAACTTCATCCTTGGAGCGGTCGTCTCTTGCATCCTGCAGCTTTTTGCGCAGATCAGCACGCAGTTCGTCCAAAGTATCGAATTCGCTGACATCCTTAGCAAATTCATCATCCAGCTCAGGCAGTTCCTTTTCTTTCAGCTCTTTAAGGGTTACTTTAAAGGTGGCAGGCTTGCCTTTGAGCTCCTCAGCGTGATACTGCTCGGGGAAGGTTACGTTAACGTCAAAGGAATCGCCTACGTTTTTACCGATGATCTGCTCCTCAAAGCCCTCGATAAACTGGTGAGAACCAAGCACAAGGTTATGATCCTCGCCCTTGCCGCCTGCAAAAGCAACACCGTCTACAAAGCCTTCAAAATCAATGACAGTGGTATCACCATCCTGAGCGGGGCGGCCCTCCACAGCAATGATCCGGGAGTTGCGATCCTGCATGCGTTCAATTTCCTGATCAACCTCGGCATCGGTTGCCTTATACATAACTTGGTTAACCGCAATGCCTTTGTATCCTTCGATCTCCACCTCAGGCTTCACAGTAACAGTGGCTTTAAAGGTAAAACCAACGGCTTTATCTAAAGTCAGAATTTCAACATCCGCTTTATCCACCGGCTCGATACCGGCTTCTTCCACAGCACTGCGATAGGCAGCGGGATACAGCTCGTTGACAGCATCATCAAAGAAGATGCCTTCGCCATACATTTTTTCAATGATCTGGCGGGGAGCCTTGCCCTTGCGGAAACCGGGCACGGAAAGCTGTTTTGATTTCTGGCGGAACGCCTTATCAACAGCCGCTTTAAACTCCTCTGCGCCAACGGCGATCTCTAGTTCAACGATGTTATTATCGGTTTTCTGTGTGGAAGTCAAGCTCATGAATTACTCCTCCTGTATTTTCCCATCTCTTAATCTTTTTGATTGTAACATAAAAACTGGCAAAAAGCCACAGAATAAATAAAAAATTCTATTTATTGCTTTAACTAAGCCCCATTCCTAATCTATATCCTATAATATTAAAGTTTCTTGGGGCAGAAGTGCAGGTAATCGGCGGAAATCATGGTGTATTCAACCCCATCAAAAAGCCCCTCATGGGCAAATCTGTGACCGCCACCGTGAATATGCCCATAATAGCAGCGGGCTATACAGTGCCGGGCCAGCACCTCCAGCAGTGAGCCGATAAACTGATTGTTGTAAATCGGCGGATAGTGCAGAAAAACCACTTTTTCTCCCGAAAAGCCCTTGGCGGCCGTAAGAGAGGCCTCCAACCGCAGCACCTCCCGGTTGATCAGCTTATCATCGTGGGGCTTGCCGGATTCCATCATCCAGCCCCGGGTGCCGCAGAGTGCTAAGCCCTCGGCCGAGATAAAATTGTTGTGGAGAATCTCAAGGCTGGAAAATCCGTTTTCTTCA is a window from the Oscillospiraceae bacterium MB08-C2-2 genome containing:
- the tig gene encoding trigger factor → MSLTSTQKTDNNIVELEIAVGAEEFKAAVDKAFRQKSKQLSVPGFRKGKAPRQIIEKMYGEGIFFDDAVNELYPAAYRSAVEEAGIEPVDKADVEILTLDKAVGFTFKATVTVKPEVEIEGYKGIAVNQVMYKATDAEVDQEIERMQDRNSRIIAVEGRPAQDGDTTVIDFEGFVDGVAFAGGKGEDHNLVLGSHQFIEGFEEQIIGKNVGDSFDVNVTFPEQYHAEELKGKPATFKVTLKELKEKELPELDDEFAKDVSEFDTLDELRADLRKKLQDARDDRSKDEVENALMDVVVENLKAEIPSVMIESRIDDMVRDFEYRISSQGLNMNMYLQYSGMDMAAFRAGFSAQAERQVKTRLALEKIAENEKLEASAEDIEAEYAKLAQQYNMKAEEIKNMLREKDVAADLCTTKALELIRSEAVITEVEEAAAETDSKETAKAPAKKAAAKKPAAKKAAAKKDEEAGEAK
- the clpP gene encoding ATP-dependent Clp endopeptidase proteolytic subunit ClpP; amino-acid sequence: MSLVPMVVEQTNRGERSYDIFSRLLNDRIIMLCDEVNDTTASLVVAQLLYLEGQDPDKDINLYINSPGGSVTAGMAIYDTMNYVKCDVSTICIGLAASMGAFLLSSGTKGKRFATPMAEIMIHQPSGGARGQASDIRIHAEHIVKTKAKLNAIMAAQTGQPLEVIERDTDRDNFMDAEEAKNYGLIDKIVVSR
- a CDS encoding metallophosphoesterase → MAVFAIGDLHLSLGGDKAMDAFPGWKNYVTLLETNWREQIAPEDTVLLCGDTSWGMTLEESRADFAFLQALPGRKILLKGNHDYWWTSASRMSRFFEENGFSSLEILHNNFISAEGLALCGTRGWMMESGKPHDDKLINREVLRLEASLTAAKGFSGEKVVFLHYPPIYNNQFIGSLLEVLARHCIARCYYGHIHGGGHRFAHEGLFDGVEYTMISADYLHFCPKKL